In Aliamphritea ceti, a single window of DNA contains:
- the ccoG gene encoding cytochrome c oxidase accessory protein CcoG: MNQIPVKDVTPKSKNNGATESYDLYAKREHIYVKYYKGFFKNFRTISGFIMLAMFYCFSWLQWNGQQAVLFDLPNRQFHVFNFTFWPQDFILLSWLLIILAFVLFFVTVFAGRLWCGYACPQFVWTWFFIWAERVTEGDRNVRMRRDKQPMSAEKFLRKTAKHSLWLVIAAATGIAFVGYFSPIRELIPDLLAWNLGPWETWWIGFFIVATYANAGWLREQVCIYMCPYARFQSVMFDQDTLVISYDEARGENRGKRKKNMDYKAAGMGDCIDCGNCVHVCPVGIDIRDGLQYECVACGACVDACDDIMDRMGYERGLIRYTTEHALEGGTTHIMRPRLIGYFAAMCVMFIAFGYTLYARIPLEVDIIRDRGQLYIEASNGTIENAYMLKLANKSQQDHRYSIEVTGIDGLQLISESVVDIRSGELLDHPIRLQIKPAYLERPNYDIMFHVKALDDADISIDEENRFIGPTNRR, encoded by the coding sequence ATGAATCAGATACCAGTAAAAGATGTTACCCCCAAGAGCAAAAACAATGGCGCTACTGAAAGCTACGACCTGTATGCTAAGCGCGAACATATCTATGTAAAATACTACAAAGGCTTCTTCAAGAACTTCAGAACCATATCCGGTTTTATCATGCTCGCCATGTTCTACTGCTTCTCATGGCTGCAATGGAACGGACAGCAGGCAGTATTGTTTGATCTGCCTAACCGCCAGTTCCATGTATTCAATTTCACCTTCTGGCCACAGGATTTCATATTGTTATCCTGGCTATTAATTATTCTCGCCTTTGTCTTGTTCTTTGTGACTGTTTTTGCCGGACGTCTCTGGTGTGGTTATGCGTGCCCACAATTCGTCTGGACCTGGTTCTTTATTTGGGCCGAACGCGTTACAGAAGGTGATCGCAACGTACGTATGCGTCGCGATAAACAACCAATGAGTGCTGAAAAATTTCTTCGTAAAACAGCCAAACACAGCCTATGGCTGGTGATTGCTGCTGCAACCGGCATTGCATTCGTTGGCTACTTTTCACCTATTCGGGAATTAATTCCAGACTTACTGGCCTGGAACCTTGGCCCATGGGAAACTTGGTGGATCGGCTTCTTTATCGTTGCTACATATGCAAATGCGGGCTGGTTACGCGAACAAGTCTGTATTTACATGTGCCCATACGCCCGCTTCCAGAGCGTTATGTTTGATCAGGATACTTTAGTCATATCTTACGACGAAGCACGTGGCGAAAATCGCGGCAAGCGTAAAAAGAATATGGATTATAAAGCCGCAGGCATGGGCGACTGCATTGATTGCGGGAACTGTGTGCACGTCTGCCCGGTTGGCATCGACATTCGTGACGGCCTGCAATACGAATGTGTTGCATGTGGAGCCTGCGTTGATGCCTGTGACGATATAATGGACAGAATGGGTTACGAACGCGGCTTGATTCGCTACACCACTGAACATGCACTCGAAGGCGGCACAACCCACATCATGCGCCCTCGCCTGATCGGTTACTTTGCCGCTATGTGCGTCATGTTCATTGCGTTTGGCTATACGCTTTATGCCCGTATTCCGCTGGAAGTTGATATAATCCGCGACCGTGGCCAGCTATACATCGAAGCGTCTAACGGTACTATCGAAAACGCTTACATGCTGAAACTGGCCAACAAGTCTCAACAGGACCACCGCTATAGTATTGAAGTAACGGGCATAGACGGACTTCAACTGATAAGCGAGTCTGTTGTTGATATTCGTTCAGGGGAACTTCTTGATCACCCTATACGTCTACAGATCAAACCGGCTTACCTGGAACGTCCAAACTACGACATTATGTTTCATGTGAAGGCACTGGATGATGCTGATATCAGCATTGATGAAGAGAATCGCTTTATCGGGCCAACCAATCGCCGCTAA
- the ccoP gene encoding cytochrome-c oxidase, cbb3-type subunit III: MSDFWSIWVSVITLGVIGGCAALLWSTRKSEVYKDATEETTGHTFDGIEEYDNPMPGWWLQMFVATIIFGLVYLALYPGLGNFKGFLNWTQISQYEEEVAYADETYRPVFAKFADMSVEDLQSQPEGLKMGQRMFANNCAVCHGTTGSGAHGFPNLTDTDWLYGGNADTIKTTITGGRTGAMPPWGAVLGEEGVRDMTNYVMSLSGKTVDADAAARGEQQFQALCTACHGQDAKGVQALGAPNLTDNVWLYGGSFEQISHTIRVGRSGVMPAHKDLLSDDKIHLITSYVYSLSNK, translated from the coding sequence ATGAGTGATTTTTGGAGCATCTGGGTAAGTGTTATTACGCTTGGCGTAATTGGCGGTTGCGCTGCCCTGCTTTGGTCCACTCGTAAGAGTGAAGTCTACAAAGACGCGACTGAAGAAACGACTGGTCATACTTTCGATGGTATCGAAGAATATGACAACCCAATGCCAGGCTGGTGGTTGCAGATGTTTGTTGCAACTATCATCTTCGGCCTGGTTTATCTGGCTCTGTATCCTGGTCTGGGTAACTTTAAAGGTTTCCTGAACTGGACTCAGATCAGCCAGTATGAAGAAGAAGTTGCTTACGCTGATGAAACTTATCGTCCGGTTTTTGCTAAGTTTGCAGATATGTCTGTTGAAGACCTGCAATCTCAGCCAGAAGGCCTGAAAATGGGTCAGCGTATGTTCGCCAACAACTGTGCAGTATGCCACGGCACAACAGGCTCAGGCGCACACGGCTTCCCTAACCTGACGGATACTGACTGGTTATATGGCGGTAACGCTGACACCATCAAGACCACCATTACTGGCGGTCGTACCGGCGCTATGCCTCCATGGGGCGCAGTACTGGGTGAAGAAGGTGTACGTGACATGACTAACTACGTAATGTCACTGAGCGGCAAAACTGTTGACGCTGATGCAGCTGCACGCGGCGAACAGCAGTTCCAGGCGCTGTGTACTGCTTGTCACGGTCAGGACGCTAAAGGTGTCCAGGCTCTGGGCGCACCAAACCTGACTGATAACGTTTGGTTGTACGGCGGCTCTTTCGAACAAATCAGCCACACTATCCGTGTTGGTCGTAGCGGTGTAATGCCAGCTCATAAAGACCTGCTGAGTGACGACAAGATCCACTTGATCACATCTTACGTGTATAGCCTGTCAAACAAATAA
- a CDS encoding cbb3-type cytochrome oxidase subunit 3, which yields MSYEVYGPYIPVIMMITFLGLFIWVLLPGNTKGFREASNLPFADEEQADNDASGGTSNGRNK from the coding sequence GTGAGCTACGAAGTTTACGGTCCCTATATCCCGGTCATCATGATGATCACTTTCTTAGGCTTATTTATCTGGGTACTACTGCCAGGTAATACCAAAGGGTTCAGAGAAGCCTCTAACCTGCCGTTTGCCGATGAAGAGCAAGCCGATAATGATGCGTCTGGTGGGACCAGTAACGGGAGAAACAAATAA
- the ccoO gene encoding cytochrome-c oxidase, cbb3-type subunit II: MIKHETIEKNIGLMILLIILVISGGGLAEIVPLFFSNSTTKPIEGLRPYTALEMEGRDIYIREGCNVCHSQMIRPFRAETERYGHYSTANEGVWEHPFLWGSKRTGPDLARVGGRYSDDWHRAHLYNPRDVVPESKMPSYPWLFENKLDGKDTSAKLEVFKKFGVPYTAEEIASAGADVKGKTEIEAVVAYLQSLGKLHSVYNNKR; the protein is encoded by the coding sequence ATGATCAAACACGAAACGATTGAAAAGAACATTGGCCTGATGATCCTGCTGATCATCCTTGTGATCAGTGGCGGTGGTCTTGCGGAAATCGTACCTCTGTTCTTTAGTAACTCGACTACTAAGCCAATTGAGGGCTTACGCCCTTATACCGCGCTGGAAATGGAAGGTCGTGACATTTACATCCGTGAAGGCTGTAACGTTTGTCACTCTCAGATGATTCGTCCATTCCGTGCAGAAACTGAGCGCTACGGTCACTACTCAACCGCTAACGAAGGCGTTTGGGAGCACCCATTCCTGTGGGGTTCCAAGCGTACAGGTCCAGATCTGGCCCGTGTTGGCGGCCGTTACAGTGATGACTGGCACCGTGCTCACCTGTACAACCCGCGTGACGTTGTTCCTGAATCAAAAATGCCGTCTTACCCATGGTTGTTTGAAAACAAACTGGATGGTAAAGACACTTCTGCCAAGCTAGAAGTCTTCAAGAAGTTTGGTGTGCCATACACCGCTGAAGAAATTGCAAGCGCTGGTGCAGATGTAAAAGGCAAAACTGAAATCGAAGCCGTTGTTGCTTACCTGCAGTCTTTAGGCAAGCTTCACTCCGTCTACAACAATAAGCGGTAA